Sequence from the Piscinibacter sp. HJYY11 genome:
ATCTCGGCCGCGCGTTTCTCGCTGCGCACGTTCATGCGGCATGAACAGCAGATCAGCGACGCCGTTCCCGGTGAATCGACGGCCCCAGCGCATGAACTGCCCAAAGGAAGGCCGCTTGTGCTTGGGATAGAGCTTGAAGCTTGTCTTGCCCGTGAGCGGATCCGTGTGGTGGAACGCGTACAGCACGGAGAGCATGATCACGTAGGCGCTTCGGGGCTTGGTGTTCTTGTCGATCAACATGTAGCCCCAACCGATGTTGCGCTTGTCCGTCTCCGTGAGCGGGTAGGGCTCTAGGCTTATCGGTCCCATGTCGCGCCAGTCGTTGCGTCGGCCCAGGCCGTTTTTCTGCGGTTTGGGAACACCGCGGTTGCCGCAACGCTCAAAACCGGGGATGAGGCTGTTGAGGCGGCCGTTCCCTGCGTAGAAGCGATTCAGCCAGCCTGACACGGTGTCGCACGTCACACCGTGGTTGGCGGCAACGATCTCAAGTCGAGCCCGGAATTCGGTGTCTTGCAGCACCTCCAGCGGGCGCCTGGTCAGCCTTTGCTCGGGCGAGGAGTTGCGGCGCGCAGAGGCTTCCCAGCGTCGTCCTGGCTCGGGCATCTCTGTGGCCAGCAACGCCTGGACCGCAGCGTGGTGGTCGTCCCGCGCAGCGAGTGCCTTGGTCAGTCTTTCTTTTTCTGCCAGGGTATGGGCCACCGCCAGTCGATCAGCGTCGGACATGTCCTTCGGATCGTCCTCTCGCATGACCATCATGGCTGACTCGAGCACTGCGTCCACGACACAGTCAAAGGTGGTTTGCACTGCTCGTTTTTGATAGTGCTGCACTTGGTTCGTCTTGCCCTTGCTCTCGCTCATCTTTGGCAAGTCAACCCACAGCAACACGTTGCGCTCTTCATCCCAGTCGATGACCCGCCGCTTCCGGCCAAGCGGAAACGTCGGGGGCGTTGCCACGAGCACGTCGCCTCGCTTGAACGGCGGGTTCATGCTTCACCTTCTTCGAAGACAAGGTCGCGAAGGCGTGCGCGAAGGCTGTAGCCACCATGGACCAGCGGCAGCCACGGTTGCAGGGGGACCGCAAGGTTGTGGTCGGTCTCCTGGTTCCACAGGCACAGCTCGTACGCTTGCTGCAGCCGCTCGGCCGGGACGTCATGGCGCCGGCGGACTTCGGCAAGGAGCGTGCTGACGGGATAGCGGAACCCGTCCTCCCGCAGCACAGCGACCGTATCGGCGTAGACGCTGCTCTTTGCGAGACGCTCACGTTCGGCCCCGTTGAGCTTCGGCTCGATGGCTGCCAGGTTGATGGCGAGACCTTCTGGGACTGTGCCTGGCGGCATGTGGATGAATCGGATCCTCGCCTCTTGGAAATACCGCCGAAGCACCCGGCGCTTGATGTTGCGTGGCAGGGTGGGATCGGGCCAAGCACTCTTCGCACCGAGATCCACCGCGACAAGTTGATAGCCGACATGGCAGGGCCAAGTCGTCATGACGTCAACGGTTTGCACGCAGGGAATCTTCAATTGCGAATAACAGGGCAGGCGGACCCCCAGGCTTTTTGCTGCGGCCGTCAAGCCTGGCTGAGAGGGCAGGTCGTCGCACCCCTGAAGACCGATGGCCGGATGGGGATGGCTCCATGGCCACACCGGGTATGAAAGGCGTACGTCGACCGCGCCAAGCCATTTCAGCCCGAAGAGCGAACCGCGCTGTGATCGTGAGAGCAGGTGGTGCAGGCCTGCCGTTGTCGGGTCGGGGGCATGGCCGACGTTGGAGACCGGCGTGGACACTTGTTTCGTCACAGGCGTCCAGGGCTTGTAGCGATGAAAATGGCCCTGCCCATAGCCGGCGCGGATCATCGCGAGCAGCTTATGGGGGGTCATGACGCTGAGGGTGTTGAACCTTGGGGCTTGTGGGGCGAGAAAGTTCTCGATGCCAAATGCAACCACGTCCCATTTGCTCCCTAGTGAAGGGACGCGTTCACGCGGGGCTGCGCTCCCGAAGAGGGAGCCTTCAAATCGTTCCATCGTGGGTCTCCGGTCGACCTGCTCCGAGCCTGACGAGGGTGTCGTCGCTGCGGCGTGGATGCGCCGCAGCGCTCTTCGCGGGTAAGGTGCTGGATGACCGCGTTTCCCAACGCGAGGGCCACGACGACTAGGACGGCAGTGAGTCGCCCGACACGGCTCGCTTGAGCGCTGTTGCCGGTGAGCCGGTCAAAGACCGGTGTATGAAGTCCTAGAAAAAACTTTGCAAAAGTGCGTCCGCGACGACTATGCTGTTCATGTCGTTGTCCTCTGGGATAAGCGGTCGACGTCAGAGACGCAAGCGGCTTGTCCCCGCTTGCGTCTCGCCAACCTGTAGCAGCGTCAACCTGGTGGTGTGCTCATAGGTCCTCCTTGGTCAAGAGAGGGTTTGAGCCCGAGTGCGACCGCCACGCGGTGCGATTGACCGCGCAGACATTTGCTGCGCCCTGCCAGAACGGCGTACACCACTTCGTGGTGAAAGCCGTGGGAGGCAGCCCAGTCCTTGATGACCAGCCCACGTTCACGAAACTGACTGATCGCGTCGGCCGCTGTGCGGACCGAGGTCGGATCAAAGGTGACATTGGCTGGCAAGTCGCGGTGGCTCACATTGGACTCCAAAGCTGAGAGTCCAACTTAGGTGAGCGACGCATTGATTTCAAGAAAAGTTCTTAAAAATCAAACACTTGTGTGATGTCTTGGTTGCGCACAAAACGTCGCTACAAGACAAAAATGACGACAACAGGCTGAGAAGTGTCGCTATGAAGATCGGCTCGCGGCGTGTTGGTTGTCCCGTCTGTCTTGGTGAGACAAGCGTTCGGTTACTCGCGGAGAGCCTGTCTTCAGAAGACACCCTTGCCACTCGGCGCTCCCATGTGAATCTCCCCTGAGAGCGAACGCCTGTTGCTGGCCAGCGGTCGCGCACAGAATGCGCGGCTCGCTCGCGGTCGGCGCGTCTTAACTGTTCCCGACGGAATGTTTTTCGCGCCGATTGGCAACGGGCCTAGTCTTTGGCCCGGCTCGAACTGCTCGGCTTGGTGCCCGCCGCACTAAAGCGCCTTCGCGCCAATGCATGCTCGACTTGGCGAACGACAGCATGGGCTTCTGTGTTGAGCGCTGCAGCCATCTTCATGATCACGAACAGAGTTGGTTGACTCTCCCCGCGCTCGACGCTTCCGCAATACGAGCGGCCGACTCGTGAATAGTCAGCCAACGCTTCTTGAGACATGCCGGCGGCCAGCCGGAGTTTGCGGATGACTTCCCCAACAGCCTGCGCGACCTCCGGGTCGAAGCTGCCGGCGCCACGAGGCCTTCCTGTTTTTGGTTTTAGGGGGCGCCCTGACATACGCCGGAGGGTCCGGCATATGAAATGAACGGTCCACACTATATAAAGGCGGAGCCGCCGCGGCTAATTTCGACTTCGGCGTGCAGGTCCGACGACCCCGATCAGTGGCTTGGATGGCGTGCCAGGGTGAATGGTCTCAAGCACAGGTGCGTCGCCGAGTCGTTGATCTAGCTCGCGCATGAAGGCAAGGAAATCGACGCCCAACGCACGCAACCAGAGGCGAAGCTGAAGCACGTCAAGACGTCGCTCGCCAGTCTCCACGCGGCTCACTGTCGTCTGGTCGCGGCCAAGAAGCCTCGCGAGGTCAGCCTGCCTCAACTGGACTGACTCCCGGGATTGCCGCAGGAGTGTGAGGAAGACATCGTTGTGTCGGCCGTAGAGAGATTTCGACATGGCACCCTTTTCCTTGCCAGCCTACCTTCATCTCGCGCATATGCCGAATGAGCATCTAACTCCGAGCCAGCAGCTCGCTCATTCGCGTTGCCGTTGCTGTGTGACTTCGGTTTACAGACACTTTCGCCTTTATAAAACGCAAGCCACCTTACCCGATGTTTGTTGCGTACGAGGGGTCTGAGGACCCAATGCTGTCAGCGCTCGACCTTGGATCGCTCCACTACCGTGGGATGGAGCTCTCCGTTCGACTGCCTTGGTACATCGTCACCTGCAAGGTAGACGACGATGGGCTCAAGCTGTTGCGCTCGTTCTGTTGTTCACGGGACTTTGATTTGATCGAGCTGCTGAAGACCCAGCAAGGCAGGGTGGTGGCGAGCATCCAGCGCTTGACACCTGCTCCCAGCGACTATGGCTGGGTCGCCTCAACGGTGATGCGTGTTTGGCAAGCCCGGGATGTCTCCGGCGATGTCGCTTTGGTCACCGAGGACGAACATGGCGTCGATTCTTGGGACGGCGCGTTGAACAAGAGCGTTTGGAACGCTGAAGGTTGGTCGTTGCTCTTCGAGGCGCAGAGCGTCAACGTCGAAGCTGGCTAATGCGCGACAGATTTGAAGAGAGGGGCGGCCGCGTCGTACAAGGGAGCAGACATGGAGAAGATGAGAGAGAGTTCGCATGGTCAAGCTCTCCTGGGTGTGTTCGTTGGCTTGACGGTCGCAGCGCTCGTTGGGTGCGCAAATGTCGCTTCGCGCACTCCGGCCGAGGTTGTCGCCGGTGTCGCCAAGAACAGTGATCTGCGCATCACCTGGCTCGGCCCCGAAAGCGAAAACGAGCTTTTCGGCTTCCCCGCGATCGAGCGTCAGCTCGAACCGATCTACGAGAAGTGCCGTCAACAGCAAGGGGTCATGACGCCGATACGGCAGTCATTGCGCTTTGCCGGCCCGTCCGTGATGCGTAACCACAAGCCTGAATTCGTTCGCAGCGTCACGACTGAGATCCATTGCAAGCAGGGTGACCTGTACCTTTGGATGGCCAAGATCGACTACAACGATCACCGCTTTTACCAAGACATCCAGAACCGCGATCGCATCCAGCTCATCCTCCACACCAAGTTCGTGGCGGGTGAATCGCTCAACCCTCCTCCGCTTCCGCAGGATGAAGAGAGCAAGCGACAGCGAGCAGAAGCGAGGGCAGCTGCCGAGAAACGATGGGAGGAAGAAGCAGCTCAGCGGGAGCGGGAACGACAGGCCGAAAGAGTAGCGCTAGCCGAGAGGGAACGAGCCGCAGCCGAACAGCGAAAAGCAGAGCTTCCATCGTTCAGGGCGCGACTCAAATCGGGCGATCGAGTCGGCATCTTGCATCCTCAGTTCCGATCCGTGTCAGCCATTGGCCTGGTCATCGATGTGAAGCCCGGCTTGGCGCAGGTTCAGTTCAGGTCCACGCCGAGCATTCTGAACCCCGACCCGAAAACTGAAACGCTGTGGTTTCAGCTGGAGCAGTTGGTTCAGCCCGAGCGGTGAGCCGGCCGAAGTAGCTTTGCGAGGTGCACATGAAGCGACGCCATGGCAATATCAAACAGCCAGTGAAACGATCCATAGGATCGGCAAGGCACTTCGCGAACCGGCATCTCCCGTGAGGCGGTGTTCGGCAGAGAACCGAAGACCAACGTGGTCGCCTATTGGCTCGACCCCTGCGACGCGACGAGGATCGTCCGCGTATCAGCGAACGGAACCAAGACGGTGGGCCGAATGACGCGTGAGAGTTTTCGGGCCATTCGCTCAAAGTGAGGAGTCGACATGCGTTTCGCCTGGATCAAGATTCTCCCCTCGGTGGAACTCCTAGCCCGACTACGGCCTGAGGAGGCGGTCCGCATCTTCGACAGTGGCGCGTTAGATGAAGAGATGCTCCGCGTTGCGCCCGCCGAGAAGCTGGCCGCCGGTGAGCGCTTCGATCAGGTGCGGCCTTTCTCATACGAGAGTTGGAAGTCACGCGGCACGCGGCGGGTCTCGCGAGGCGAATGACCTATGCCATTCGAACTCTTGTCGACTGATGATTTCTTGGTTGAAGAGATGGCCGCGCACCTCGGCTTAAGTTGCGAACAGGTGGTGCAAAGAGAACACGCGGGTGATCTGTTTTCGTATTGCAAGCAGAGCAGAGGACAGCAGCGGCTCTACCCCACTTATCAGGTTGCGCTGGCCAACAGCTTTCCTGACCTTCTGCAGCGAGCAAAAGCGGCACTCGAACCCAACACCGTGCAGGTCCACTGCTTCTTTACTCAGCGCGACCCTGACTTAGCGGGTCTGAGCGTCAGAGAGGTCTTGTCAGGGCGTCCACGCGAGAGTCTCAAGCTGAATAGCCTCGCGTCGTGGCTGCTGTCTCTCCCACTCACGAGGCGGGTAGACGCTGTTCTGAGCGCTTTGGAGCGCGAACGCGCCCATAGTGAAGCTTGGTAGTGTCGTTCGACCACAAGGGCGCCGGCATGGCAAACGGTGATCACCTCAAGGCACTGCTGCGCTCCCACGCAGAGGGCGACGATCGCCACTTCTACTCGGTCGCCATGCAGATGGCCGCCCACGAGGCCAAGCAAGGCCACGGCAAGCTCGCCGAAGAGCTGCGCGAGCTAATCGATGCTGCCAAGTCTCGCCGGCACGGTGCGCCGCTCGAAGGCGCTGCGATCCCCATCACCCGGCCCAAGGGCGAACTCGCCTCCCTTCTGAGCGTCTCGTACCCGTCGCGACGCTTGTCCGACATGGTGCTGGCGCTGCCGGTGCTCGAGAGCCTGCAGCAGGTCCTGAAGGAACAGCGGCACTTGAGCAAGCTGCGCAGCCACGGCCTCCACCCCCGCCGCAAGTTGCTACTGGTCGGTCCCTCCGGCACCGGCAAGACGATGACGGCGGCCGCGCTCGCCGGCGAGCTGGGCATCCCGTTGTTCGTGGTGCGCCTGGACTCGCTGATCACCAAGTTCATGGGCGAGACCGCGGCCAAGCTGCGCCAGGTGTTCGACGCCGTCGCGTCGACGCGCGGCGTTTATCTGTTCGACGAATTCGATGCCATCGGCAGCCAACGTGGCATGGCCAATGACGTTGGCGAGATCCGCCGCATCCTGAACAGCTTCCTGCTGATGATCGAGCAGGACGAGTCGAGCAGCGTGATCGTCGCCGCCACCAACCATCCCGACATCCTGGACGAGGCGCTCTTCCGGCGCTTCGACGATGTGGTGCAGTACCACGTGCCGTCGGCGGACGAGGTCAAGGCCTTGCTTCGCATGCGTCTGGCCAACTACCTCAAGTCGCCCAAGGCGCTTGCTGAGCTCGCCGAGGTGGCCACCGGGCTCAGCCATGCCGAAGTCGCCAGGGCCGTCAGCGACGCGATCAAGGAAGCGGTGATGCACGACCAGAAGAATGTCGCAGCCGCTGCAGTGCAAGACTTCCTCAATCGACGCCGAGTCAGGCGCTATTGAGTCACCCGGGGCCGCGATAAGCGTACTGTCGGCCTTTCCGGGCTTCTTGGCTTGGATAGTTCGGGGGTACGCAAGCCGACTAGCAGCAACCGACCGGCTGCTGGATGCTACGCCTACCCGTGGCCACCTGGGAAGTAGGCCACCGACGAAAGCAAAACGTGGCGAGAGTTGCGGTCCGGTACCTTCAGGCGATGGCCTGCAGCCAAGCGCGCGGCCTGGCGTAGGGCCGCGACCGTTCGTCGCGCATTCGCCTTCGCGCCTCGGTGTCCAGGTGCCCAGCATCTTCCTCGACTGGTA
This genomic interval carries:
- a CDS encoding DNA-binding protein → MSHRDLPANVTFDPTSVRTAADAISQFRERGLVIKDWAASHGFHHEVVYAVLAGRSKCLRGQSHRVAVALGLKPSLDQGGPMSTPPG
- a CDS encoding helix-turn-helix transcriptional regulator encodes the protein MSGRPLKPKTGRPRGAGSFDPEVAQAVGEVIRKLRLAAGMSQEALADYSRVGRSYCGSVERGESQPTLFVIMKMAAALNTEAHAVVRQVEHALARRRFSAAGTKPSSSSRAKD
- a CDS encoding helix-turn-helix domain-containing protein, with translation MSKSLYGRHNDVFLTLLRQSRESVQLRQADLARLLGRDQTTVSRVETGERRLDVLQLRLWLRALGVDFLAFMRELDQRLGDAPVLETIHPGTPSKPLIGVVGPARRSRN
- a CDS encoding AAA family ATPase — encoded protein: MANGDHLKALLRSHAEGDDRHFYSVAMQMAAHEAKQGHGKLAEELRELIDAAKSRRHGAPLEGAAIPITRPKGELASLLSVSYPSRRLSDMVLALPVLESLQQVLKEQRHLSKLRSHGLHPRRKLLLVGPSGTGKTMTAAALAGELGIPLFVVRLDSLITKFMGETAAKLRQVFDAVASTRGVYLFDEFDAIGSQRGMANDVGEIRRILNSFLLMIEQDESSSVIVAATNHPDILDEALFRRFDDVVQYHVPSADEVKALLRMRLANYLKSPKALAELAEVATGLSHAEVARAVSDAIKEAVMHDQKNVAAAAVQDFLNRRRVRRY